In Rutidosis leptorrhynchoides isolate AG116_Rl617_1_P2 chromosome 6, CSIRO_AGI_Rlap_v1, whole genome shotgun sequence, the DNA window agagaaggggtgAAACtggaatacggattgagcaaagtaggaaggagaccatggacaaatcatgaaaactaaatctttccagatgatattcctcatcatcatcttatcgtaaatattataagatatcttcatatcctcCGTTATgagtattctccatatttctggaaatattcacACAACTATTTTTATTTGAGAACATTCATCTCTCTGCaaaatctgcgttacaacataaaagaaactgtgttagtttctaaattctgaaaccttcaggtttaaaataggaatgttctgaagtagtgttgggaactgatgcataaattattataatataatgagacttgatcaacttcattatattacaataagtcatgttgagtttctaatggaatgtgatgattcacagtaccatcatcatgtaccatgttacacggctcttacattttatCCAATCTTCAAAcacattaggaacatatcatcctgatagttctatcttttccagggtattctggtaatttgacaaactaaactcatgctattaccatttcttttttagagcattaactatgttcattccaaatctgatacctacgaattccggagaCGCTTAAACACAagcagaggaaacgaaagaatgaagcttcaaaatagaaattggggtatagatcgcagcaaataaaagaaagcattaactatggatgacaataattatagaagacagaagtaggaacatcgaaatataagggaagatataaacccAACAATCACTCAGAAAtttcaaaccatgtatatcaatacaaaTGGCAATACAGAAACACGAgaaaactagaaacactataaacacaagagtatagtagaagtaaatagattcttccggtggtagatgaaaaagaaagaTGACAGATGTGACaattaagaatatatcaaggattagaataggatggagcatattggcaaatattttaagtaagaattaaggagaaagagtagaagatgtaggatatggaaataagggaatgaagggggtagttttataagtattcgacaaagaaatcacaacagaattgttgcattaaatcaaaggagatcctgtttcctaaatcgctgaagaaccaaatcttattacgaaagattttctttaaatctcgtgaattccgaaaatcaaacataaccacgtcatcagttaaaacgatatcatagtactcatttcactctcttttgtgatagtttcgctcgtacgctttacataattgaaatgttttatctatatctatcaataatgataaaactccgttattacctcatattcgtcatgaaaacattcctattgttgtttatgacaacctctaccaaatttcggggacgaaatttctttaacgggtgagtactgtaacgacccggaaatttccgaccaaatttaaaccttaaactctatatgtttccgacacgataagcaaaatctgtattaGTGAGTCTCGAAAACCTCGAAATTTATATTCATGAAATCTGTTACCCAGAGACGATAGTCGATgtatcacgaacctttaattgtaaacagaaatgtatatatatatatatatatatatatatatatatatatatatatatatatatatatatatatatatatatatatatataacaaaacatgtaattaattatatatattataaatgaactattatgtaatttagttattatatttattttcatataaatattaaaagtaagtattaatattagtatcattaatagtatcaaaataataatatatagatataagattGATACATGTAACTCGTtacactatgattattattataaagattatatcGATCATTATAAGTATTGTTAAGATACAAACTTATtattgatatcaataatattattatgattattaatattaatattaactatattattaataaaaagagCCTTAttcttgtaattattattattattattattattattattattattattattattattattattaataaaagtagtattattatcaatatcaatattattattaaaactatactTAAAATTTTTATGATCTttaatgttgttattaatattgtgatgaaaatatgattgttattataaatattaacaagtattattaattattattaagatatttagcATTTaatagttatttatataaaaaaaaatgaaataaataaacaGATATATAAGGGTACAGATCACGGATCAGATTTTTTTATGCCGTCTTCCTGTTTTGCTCGTGACATATTGTCGAGCTATTCCCCTATTCTAACAGGAATTCAATCGATGCTATATAAGAATTCAATCAGCTATTTCTTTTCATTATCGATCTCCATCAAAACTTTAATCAGGTCTAGAGGTTAAGCTTATCAGAAAAACTAATATCACAAGTATACAAACTCTGTTCAAGACGAGTTGAAATCGATAGTTTAATACCGAATCAATTATCGAAATTCAAGAATACAGATAAGTTAGGAATCGTGTTTCTAATCTACCTGCAAAGTTTTAAGGTCCAACTCTCTATATCGAGTTTTAATTTTCGATGTCAAACTTTATTCCCAAAAAGTCTTACGgtatgttcttgaagaaattcgagttCGTGCTTATGATTCAAGTTAATTTGATGATACTGATAGTTTTCAGGTGTGAATTAAAAACTACTTCATGAAGAAAACATTATCTAAAACGGTCCAAATTTTAAATTGGGTAATGGGGTTCATCATCGAGCTACAAATATACATATTCTGTCACAAATTTTTTTATgttaattttattttgttcaagcaAATCACTAAGTGTTTCTGCTCCTGTTTTAAAACTTAAATTATTCTGATAACACGATTTGAGGGCTGTTGAATTAAGTTGATCGATTGAATCATGGAGAGAAGGGGGGAAGGAGATGAAACAGAAGGCCGGTTATAACTCAATGGGTGGGTTTAATTTCACAAAAACAGAAACAGCTCCATGGTTGTGGGTGTTTGGGTGTtatcgaggggtctcgggttcgagtcccatctttGACAATTTCATTCTTTTTAATGatacaaaggttcgtgaatccgaggccaaccctatacttgatcaatgatgttatatgtatttttactacaaaatacattaggtgagtatatagtccctttttttgaactttaaatatttttgggatgagaatacatgcactgtttttataaatgatttacgttaaggacacaagtgattaaaaatgatattctgcggattgatgtgctaggtaatttagttatatgttataatagcatgtaagcgcgaatcctaaagatagatctatcgggtttaacacccccatcctgtaggctgcactagacataagaactagtgggcggatgtttagtacttcgaggattatttatacacttgcgagtgtacatagccatctttgcgaagatgacttattatattattgttaaggttggttactgaggcctcaacataagcagaatgattttatacacttgcgagtgtattatattttatttaaaatgtttatatatgaaatcttgtggtccattgttataacgctgctagcatcaaacctatatatctcaccaactttatgttgactttttaaagcatgttattctcaggtacgaattaagtcttccgctgtgcatttgctcgtattaagaacattacttggagtcgatcatcgcgatggaaccaactgttgaagattccgtccgggaggattagtcgcggacgttacatagagtcgttctcgctttacacttgtgttatgatattggttagtcacagattacccccggttccatttagggggtgtgacagtttaaggatcttagaacaaggctctccggtccggctaccgtgaataaccctggccgacatgatgatgtcggcggggtggccaagtgattaagtccaccttcgataacggtcgttgatcataaggccccaagcaaggttgtaggtactAGCAAATAAGAGACTAACTTGTAAACCTTGGAAAGATGTACGATGATAGCTTATTGTGCAGTAGGTGTTGGTTACGTAATGTGATTGTCATcgttagaatgataattagggtttgtatatataggcaaaccctaattctagaaccttccgagataatggtaatccattccataaccaactccccccgaatcacggatataattatggaaaagatacttacttgaggaccaagtaaccgccgtaccgggaacaaaggcattcgatacatcaccgcatgccgcataccgcatacaaaaTACACACATACGCATGCTAGCGAGTGTCCGCATACTTATATATTGCGCATGCGAGTTGCGGTATCATTAATGACACATTACATTCCTATTACCATTACTTTTCAATTTCCATTCTCATTTCTTTTTTTGAACTAAGCACCCCCCAAAAAATCATGAATGTGAAATAATATATTCGGGGGTTACACCAtagttttttttttcggttttttaactGAAAGTCCTATTATTCTTATAATATGGTTATTACTTTTTGCCCCTTATATTTGGAGAATGGCAATGGCAATAAACAATAGAGATTAATTAACTCTGTTTTACCAGTAAACATCTCTTTTATACAAAGTACCAAGTATTTTCTATAACAAATTGAAAATGCGTCAACCAAATTACAAAATTTGAAGTGCACGGATTTTTATATTGGAGATTTATTAAAGATAGGAAAGAATGATTTAAGACATTGATTACATTGAAGAATTATACGTACAAAACTAAAAATGAATGTGTAATCAAGTTGACATTTCAAACAGTTGATACGGAAAAATCTAACAAGGAATCTGTTCAGTAAACCATTTCATGACGGAGAATGGAGCCTTGATCAAGGCTAGCGCCAATTCTACAATCACCGTTACACAGAAACAACAGGGACATAAACAGCTCAAAATCAACCTACATCGTACACATACAATTACAATATGATTATCAATTATTATCAGTTATCCATtatttatcaattatcaatatatCAAAAATACTTATTAAAATAAATTGTTTATACATCTCAGATCACTCAAATTTAACACCATAAACTGCACATATAGTGGATTTTTTGTTaaaaacatttatatatatgtatgtatagctAGATAGATTGACAGATAGATAGAGAGACGGACCCGACAATCCAGATGACGATTCCGATAAGAGAGAGAAGGAGAGCCACGAACGCGAAAGGGAGACCTAACAGAAACCCCAATGGTCTGCATCTACAGTCATCgtcgtcaccaccaccaccaccaccaccacacatAATGATGTATTTGGATTGAAATTGGAGTAAACTTAAACTGTTTTTATTTAACTGATTAAAGTGGTGTAGATCGAGTTATaacaagaagaaaaagaagaagacaaaAGAGAGTTGACGGACAACACAAGAAGAAGACGACGACGACATCTCAAGTTATATATTTAAACTGCTCTGACGATTACCCCTCAACTACCTTCATTTtccttatatatttttaaataatcataataattttttaTTGAATTTTAAAATGATTGAACCGTCATTAAGGTGCGTAAAGTTTTGCACAATTTCATAATCACCACTTCAACTTTATATTATACTTAAATAATGTACGTTAACGAAAATCTTTATTGttgaaaaaaatttatttttatgatGTCCGAAAGTAGAGggaatgatatttttattattttaagttTTAACTATGAAAAATCTTATTTATAGTTTTATTGTTAAAAAACAGTAACAGTTTTTTTTTAGTAACGGAAACAAGATCAAAGTTATACATTTGTATTATTTCAAGGAAATATTACAATATACAAACAGCTCTCTTGATTAATTAAGATTTATGCCATTTGGCGAAGCCACGTTAAATAATTCGCCGGATAAAAATATATTCCAAACAGCTTTGCTAGTGTTGACTCAAATGATTGATGTCACTGATTTGGCTGGTCAACAAACATAATTGACTAATTCCAGCGCAGAATTATTTAGGGTGTGTTTGATTTTAATGtggtatagtaatagtaatatagcAATGAGTTTAGATTtgaactagtccggaccggcccgcgcgttgcggcgggactttcggcctgcgtatttatatttaacgtagcgttgtgtatttacagaggggaacacgacccatgttgtagcgacccgacaaaatcgtcattgacggcgccgtctacttaggtcccgttacgtgatcataagtctttaaaacaacgtttgaccaaaagatatgtcgcattcatttcaaatgtaaagattgttcaaagtttacaagaatagttccaccacaagttacgttacaaagttataagtacaaatgaaacttatgcgacacaatttaaaagtagccaaaagacgctccatgtatgcatatatactcgacatccaatgcaagtatcaaaataatgagcggaagcatgtatcatgtatcgttcaaggacctgagaaaaacatagaaatctgtcaacgaaaacgttggtgaaatcataggtttaagtaagtaagtacaaatgaaccacaagatttataacatttcaataatagttaaccattccaaaaatttgttatcacgagcacccaattatcaatgcttaacattccttccatagaaccccatcaccttagtgctagaacatacactgtttctcgaaaatatatttcattcgtaaacggtagcgaaccgtttgaatgagggtttgtcaaacccatatggccatataacataagttctcgcttacacccggcaagtgtaactaatgataatcgaattgaggatttttgttctaaactcgtatgtagaatgtttgttttcctgtacttgtgttcacttagttaaaaaggaacgtttatgttttctcatcccaaatgttagtttcaaaagagtaaaagtgggactatgatctcaccttgagtgcacgagtagtaaagtacttcaacaagtaaacgtgtgcaaagaacaatgctagtcttgacctaaacaattgaaatgtctcgttcttattgattaaaacgtttcatattaattgatttcgttgcgaggttttaacctctatatgagatgtttttcaaagactgcattcatttttaaacaaaccataacctttatttcatcaataaaggtttaaaaagctttacgtagattatcaaataatgataatctaaaatatcatgtttacacacgaccattacataatggtttataatacaaatatgttacaacaaaataagtttcttgaatgcagtttttacacaatatcatacaagcatggactccaaatctcgtccttatttaagtatgcgacagcggaagctcttaataatcacctgagaataaacatgcttaaaacgtcaacaaaaatgttggtgagttataggtttaacctatatatatcaaatcataataatataccacaagatttcatatttcaatacacatcccatacatagagataaaagtcattcatatggtgaacacctggtaaccgacattaacaagatgcatatataagaatatccccatcattccgggacacccttcggatatgatataaatttcgaagtactaaagcatccggtactttggatggggtttgttaggcccaatagatctatctttaggattcgcgtcaattagggtgtctgttccctaattcttagattaccagacttaataaaaaggggcatattcgatttcgataattcaaccatagaatgtagtttcacgtacttgtgtctattttgtaaatcatttataaaacctgcatgtattctcatcccaaaaatattagattttaaaagtgggactataactcactttcacagatttttacttcgtcgagaagtaagacttggccactgttgattcacgaacctataacaatatatacatgtatattaaagtatgttcaaaatatatttacaacacttttaatatattttgatgttttaagtttattaagtcagctgtcctcgttagtaacctacaactagttgtccacagttagatgaacagaaataaatcgataaatattatcttgaatcaatccacgacccagtgtatacgtatctcagtattgatcacaactcaaactatatatattttggaatcaacctcaaccctgtatagctaactccaacattcacatatagagtgtctatggttgttccgaaatatatatagatgtgtcgacatgataggtcgaaacattgtatacgtgtctatggtatctcaagattacataatatacaatacaagttgattaagttatggttggaatagatttgttaccaattttcacgtagctaaaatgagaaaaattatccaatcttgttttacccataacttcttcattttaaatccgttttgagtgaatcaaattgctatggtttcattttgagctctattttatgaatctaaacagaaaaggtataggtttatagtcggaaaaataagttacaagtcgtttttgtaaaggtagtcatttcagtcgaaagaacgacgtctagatgatcattttagaaaacatacttccactttgagtttaaccataatttttggatatagtttcatgttcataataaaaatcattttctcagaataacaacttttaaatcaaagtttatcatagtttttaattaactaacccaaaacagcccgcggtgttactacgacggcgtaaatccggttttacggtgtttttcgtgtttccaggttttaaatcattaagttagcatatcatatagatatagaacatgtgtgtagttaattttaaaagtcaatttagaaggattaacttttgtttgcgaacaagtttagaattaactaaactatattctaatgATTacgaatttaaaccttcgaataagatagttttatatatatgaattgaatgatgttatgaacatcattactacctcaagtttagtaggtaaacctactggaagtgacaagaaatgatctagcttcaaaggatcttggatggcttgaaagttcttgaagtaggatcatgacacaaaaacaagttcaagtaagatttttactcgaattaagatagtttatagttatagaaattgaatcaaagtttgaatatgaatattaccttgaataagaaagataacctactatatataacaaaggtttcttgatcttagatgattacttggaatggattagaaagcttggaagtaaattagtaaacttgaagggatttttgaagtgttcttgaagtgttcttcctatgatgattatagcttgattcttgaagtgatttttgatgaagataatgattaactactggaaaaatacgttcataatagtgtgtgtgtgtgtgtgttgagagagaattagaaagagaattggaagtgaaatggagtgaatgatgagtggtaattggtgagtggtgagtggggttaaaaggagttatagttagttgactagctcatggtagaagttaaaattgattagtcatacatgacataatcaagagtggaatcccatgctagtttctattggtatatacccatagtaagtacgttttgaagctgtgtataatacgggtaagaatacgactagaattcttgatgaaagaaaagaatgggaaagtaaatgtaaccattttcgttaagtatgagtgttttgatatatgtcttaaagtcttccaaaagtattttaatacatctaaatacactacatgtatatacattttaactgagtcgttaagtcatcgttagtcgttacatgtaagtgttgttttgaaacctttaagttaacgatctcaattaatgttgttaacccattgtttattatatctaatgagatgttaaattattatattatcatgatattatgatatattaatatatcttaatatgatatatatacatttaaatgtcgttacaacgataatcgttacatatatgtctcgtttcgaaatccttaagttagtagtcttgtttatatgtatataactcattgttaatatacttatggagatacttacttatcataatctcatgttaaccata includes these proteins:
- the LOC139854408 gene encoding signaling peptide TAXIMIN 1-like yields the protein MCGGGGGGGDDDDCRCRPLGFLLGLPFAFVALLLSLIGIVIWIVGLILSCLCPCCFCVTVIVELALALIKAPFSVMKWFTEQIPC